Within Mytilus edulis chromosome 10, xbMytEdul2.2, whole genome shotgun sequence, the genomic segment tataataaaattgtaacaATAAGTTATGTTGTATATAAAGCACAAATtggttttatttgtaaatattgaaattgaacTATTTGTTTTGCCGGTTTAAGGTGAATTAATTGTTTTGCTGTTTAAGGTGAATAACAGAGAGCTGTTTATATAGAATATGTCCAGATGTTACTGATTTACTTATTTGTGTTAAATTATAATTTTCCTGAAAAATGCTGACAATGTGGGTCTAATTCAATTCCCCGAGGTCCAAATTGATGATTAGTCCAAAGTATATATGATTGTTAATCTTTTTCTGCAGATGAAGGCTTGCCTTGAGAGGTGTTTTAAAACATATAAGAACCTGCCCTGAGTAGACATATTATATATCTGCACGGATCACAGTTTGTTCAGTGCTGGTTCTGTTCGTATGAAGTACAAGTAAATATAACGCATCGTATAAAATTTCAAGAAGAAAGAAGTCTGATGATTAAGAAAAGAGAAAGTCAGTTGTCAAGAAAATGACAACCAACTgcagatagttatcaaaggtaccagtattataatttagtacgccagacgcgcgtttcgtctacatgagactcatcagtgacgctcatatcaaaatatttataaagccaaacaagtacacagttgaagagcattaaggatcccaaattccaaaaagttgtgccatatacgtctatggtaatctatgcctgggataagaaaatcctatttttttttcgaaatattaaaagttttgtaaacagggaatttataaaaatgaccacattattgatattcatgtaaacaccaAATTGTtggactactgggctggtgataccctcggggacgaaacgtccaccagcagtggcaccgacccaggattataatttagttcgccagacgcgtgtttcgtttacataagactcatcagtgacgctcatatcaaaatatttataaagccaaacaagttcaaagttaaagagcattgaggatccaaaattccaaaaagttgttccaaatacggctaaggtaatctatgcctgagataaaaaaaatccttagtttttttagGACACAGAGTTCGACAGTAACACTCTCAGATGACACTGGGCAGAAGTCCAACCCCGGTATATAGAGACATGACATCAATTAACCTGACTCCAGATGAAGAATGTTTGTTCCTGGCAGACTACAAAACAGGAAACCCTGAAGATCaaatgacttggtacaggtaatTCGAATTCCTTATTAAGAAGATAGGCTGATTTTTACTATATGTTCGAAACAGATTTTATATAAACGAAGGCAGCAAAATATGTACCTCAATTTGTCAGTAtatgtaataatttgtttattcTCTCGAAATAAAAccgtagtatactgctgttcaaaattcataaaacgattgaaagaaaacaaatctgggatACTAACTAAAGcgagggaacacatcaactataatagGAAAACAACGAAGCAGAAACATTGAagcacaacaaaaacaaacgtcaacatacaaagaaaaggacaatatttaataacaactgccatatttaaCTTGATACAGCCCATTTTAAAAGCCAACCTTTCGCTCATACTGTatggcaatataaaaaaaatatcgctaaaatgactATGCTACGTGAGAAGAAAACAATGCAAACGAACACAAGAACACTCAGCAAATTAAAAGATGTGAACCGCAGAATCAGACATCTTTTATTCACAACAGCGACGTATTTTAGTGACGTGTATATAatcttgaaaaaagtaaaatcacaaaaatactgagctcagaggaaaatccaatcggaaagtccataatcacatggcaaattcaaatgacaaaacacataaaaaacgaatggacaagaactgtcatattcctcctgacttggtacaggcattttcaaatgtagaaaatggtggattaaacctgaatAGTCAAAATATTTCGTAATACTTCAaaggaaagagggacgaaagataccagagggacagtcaaactcatcaatcgaaaataaactgacaacgccatggctaaaaatgaaaaagacaaacggacaaacaatagtacacatgacaacatagaaaactaaggagtAAGCAACACGAATTCATATAATGTAATTCATACAAATATACTGAACATGACACGTTtgataatttcatgcgtccgaagcgcttttctggatttaccctcatcaggaacgctcaaagccaaacatttgaaatccgaggatgtataagtaccgaaaccgttgaagagctatatgtgaaaaatacctaaaataaatagccaaattcatttaaagtccactttgcctgagggagttgaaaccttcagttttttttaataatttctaaatttacaaacggacaattttagaaaagtttcttaaatcatgtcagtaccataATACGGACcattgagctgatgataccctggggactgatagtccactggcagaggtatcgacccagtgatttaaaataattgaaaacaacacgtttaataatcaGACCTGATTTtgatgtaagaaaaaaaaaagctgaaTTATAATTATATTGAGACCGACTGGGTCGCGAAGCGACCCAAACCACCTCGCGCAGCGAGGTCGCCTTCACGGCCGGGGGTCTGGGgtccgctcaaggcccccagaaaaTTTTGGGATAAATGGTGCAAAATTATGCAATCTGGGCTATTCCTGGCActtaaatttagttttaaaaaacattgtttttatataagatttttccccatttttcaaaaaaatgttcaatatgaTATAACTTCTATCATTTTTAGATTTTAAGAAGAGAAAATTTATACTTTCTCAATTGCTGACAACTTCTGATAATAAATAGGAAaaggaaataattaatatttaataagGGTAAACATTTATGgtgtataaataatatataatggCAATTTCATTTCCATAATTCATTGATTTCATTGTCACTAGTGTCCTTTTGTCTTTTGAGAAGCTGAGGTAATGTGTCCTAATCTTGCTCTTTTGGCTGCTTTTTCAATCAATTCTTTTGCTTTTCTCTTGGAAACTGTTTTTTCCTGCGATTTGATTTGTAAGTTTGCTTTTTTTTCCTCATTGATTAATTTCTTTTTGAGCAGTTCTTCCTTGTACTGCTTACAAgcagttttcatatttttacacAGGTGAGGATCTATCTTTTCATGTAATACATCTTTTTTCTTGTAGTACTCTACAGCTGTTTTCTCAGTTGCTTTCAAACTGTATTTTATATTCTGAATAGCATTGTATGTTGAAATGTTAATACTTCCAGATTTACAATCTATAATGTCATTCATTATGTTGAAACTAGATTCTACTTGTGGTCCATGAAAACAACTAAGCAGTGATTGAGCCATTTTTGAAAGAAGTGGATACTTCTTTACAATACCATCTTTGCCCCACCATACATCAATTCTTTCATCATCTTCCAACTCCACAATTGATTCATCTGTCTGAAATTTTCTTATTTCCAAATCATAGTTTTCTATTTCATCTTCTTCAAGCACATTTGTCGCAAGACTTGGCAATTTTTGTAAGTAAATCAATGTACAGGTATGGCCTTTTGCATCTGGGTGAATAGCTGAAACTGCTTTCAAGAAAACATTTGTAATTGGAAGCTTATTCTGAAGGGTGAGTCCACAATTTTTATAGGCATCTTGAACctgaaaaatattgtataaaaaaaatataacaattgcTCAAATAAATTGAACAACCAAAACTTACATTACTGCACttgttattttgtatataattccTTCTATAACCTAATATTTCCATATACACAtgtgatttaatttaaaaaatgcaaaattatgATTTCTTGATGTATATGTTAATGGTCAATCATGTTAGTCGattaatttttttgtatgtttttctttgacaAACTGAGATCattatcaaatttgaaatgttcTTGTAGCTTGTTATGTTTGAAATTTACACTTGTCAACtcattgttatttgttattaGTTTTTGATATTGGATACTTTGTTCTGAGACTTCGGGTGACTTTAATTTAATGATTGAGATTTATCTAGGGTATATTTAGTGCTTGTTGTGTGGTATGGGCtcttgctcactgttgaaggccacAAAAGGGACCCCTTTGTGACGGCATTTTTGCAATGCTTTATTTTATTGTGATGTTCTCTTTTTGATGAATACCCTATATCCTttctatttcatataaaaaaaacttacattatGCAAAAATGTTTTTACTGTCACATCTTTTTGATTCTTCTGTATTACTTGTGATGATTTTATCCCAATGAACATTTTATCTGCTTTCAAGAAGTTTGCTGTTGTTGAAATGTCTAATCTCTTTAATTTTGCTGATGTTGTTGCTGACTTCAAAATTTCAGGTTTCACATAACAAGCAAGAAACTCTCTAAATAACTTGACCTGTAAAGAATTATTatcatattaaaatataacaaatttgtcTCTGTATGCTACACTGGGAAATTTGTGTTCATCAAGAAATATATTAACAACAAATAGTTATATATAGTCAGGAATATCTAAGATGTGGTATTTTGTGATATGTGTGGTATGAGcgtgaatgagacaactctccatccaagtcagaaatctgtaaaagtaaaattattaatttaaaaatatgtcaatGTTGAAGACCATGCTGAGCTTcatattttttggtgttttttttttttgctgtatatatgGGACATTGTTTTTTGCATTTGCACTTACTAATTGCTCATGCAGCTCATGAATCATTGGCTCTTTCATTTCAAAGGTTAAGACAAACTGCTTCAAAAGAGGCAATACTGAGGAATACAGGCCCATTATCATTTTTGCATAACTTCTCTCGTAAAATACTTTTCCAACAATTCTCTTCTTTCTTTCAAGACCATCTTTTGTCAGATTTTTCTTCAGAAGACACTGTAAATGATACTTTTAATTAATATATGTCTTAGTATTAATACTTTTAATTAATATATGTCTTAGTATTAATACTTTTAATTAATATATGTCTTAGTATTAATAACAAGGCAATGGCAATAGTTAAATTGAGCTTACATATATTGACTCTTTGTCATTCCCAATATGTGTTGTTATGcatgtgatttttttgtgttgtcAGTCAGTTGAATTTTCAGATTGTTTTCTctttaagaaatgaaaaatgtacaaaatttacattgtttattttttttcctctCCATTTAAAATTCTAAGCATCTAAGTGGGTCAAAAttaaatgctgaaaaaaaaattcaataatttaCAAACATGATAAAGAATCAGTTTAAGAATGAACCCAATACTTGGacttttaattaagaaataaatacCCTTCCAcacatttattgaaaattatcATGAACTGGATGCTGTACTGAAACCTTTATTTGCTTACTTAATACTAGAAGTTGTTTGGTGTTGCTTTCATTACTTTAATGGACATTGACTCCACATTATccactgtaaaaataaaacaaaactaaaaacaaacaaaaaataattaaatcaaaaCACTTGAAACAttataacaaacaaaagaaagaaatataagTATTCCTGTATTCAATTACAATATGTCAACAATAGTATTATAGAATTCTGTCTGCTTGTcattcaataaataatttatgtGAAGTCCATTTTATCCATGGGacattatataatttatataacagCCCATTGataaaatgaacaatataatAAACATTAAGTACTTTAATTTCTATAAAGAATACAGGTAATTTGTGAATGGCATTTTTGATAATaattacaaatattaattaacaaaaataacaataacttgaaaatatttaaataaaaataaaatcaaaaacccACCTTTCTTATTTCTAAAATCCTGGCTCTGGATGACTCTGATACACCTAACCTGTGGTACACTTCCACAACAGATATCAGGTATTTGTGACGAATCTTTTCATCTATCCATGGCACATAAAACACAGTGTATCCATCAAAAAGTCTAAGAGTATCTACTGTGACATCGTAAACTGAAAGCCATCTGTGACCTACATATCTTTGAGGCATGGTAAACTTAATGTTGAGCAATGTACAAATTTCTTGAAAAAACTCTCTAAATCTGGAGACCACTTGAAAtcattaaacaagtcattgtaTAGCTGTTCTATAAATCCATCAAATGGCTTGCAGAATGCTTTGGCTGAGTTATGAACATGATGACAAGTATCGCCATCAACATCCAATAAGTGTGGAGCCTTCTGACTTCTAATACGGGTCTCAAGTCCAGATTTCGAACCACGCATGACGTTGCATGAATCCATTAAGATTGATGTCAAGTTTTTCCATGgtatgtcatttttttcaaatacatccACAACTTTTGTATACAGAGCTTCACTGTTTACAGTAACACATGTCAGGGAAGATAAATGCCTGACCACTACTTTGTTTGAGATTTTACAGAAGTAACTAGCAAGTATAGTTAGCACCTTTTGATAGTTAGAACTTGTGCTTTCATCCATATTCAAGGAAAAGCAACTTGTCTTCAAACATCTTATAAGATCTTCTTCAAAAGTTTTTCCAACGCCAAAACGGGTCTTATATGAAGCAGTGGTTCTGTTCATAGTGATGGAGTCCAAAGCCTTTTTATCATCAGATAAAGTTTTTGCCAATTCAAGCATTTTTGGCACAAGGGAAAAAGATAGAGAGTTTTCGGAAGTAAATGCCACTACCATAGATTCCATATTTGTTACCCTATCCTGAAATGATGTAAGTGAAGCTGGTGCAGGTTGTTTTAGTTCTGCAGATGACTTGAACATTGGATGTAATCCATATATACCTTGGTGAGTATCTAATTTTGCTCCAAATGCacctaaaaataaaacaagttaaGTATTACAACAACAAGCCAATCTAGTTAAAAGagacattttgaaaaaatgtccgACTACagcattaaaatgtttttatattgtagatTAAGTGGTAATGATTGCTTTTGTCAGGTTGGGACATTTAAGGGATATCGCTCTTTAGGGATTGTTCCCAACCTGTGTGTTGGTGTTCATCCCTTTGACTTGTACATcatttgaagaaatatttgcagaAAAAAGTCCAGACCTACAAAAAATTTGGGCATAGTAGCCCCTAGAAATTAAGAATTTATACCCCCCTATCCCCAATTTCCCAGGCCTTAAAGTTTGGTCAAAGAAAGAAAAGCAAAGAGAGTAGGACAGTTCTCCTTATCCTAAAAGAACATACCTCATTGCTTAAAAGATAGATACACAACATTTagacaaataaataaagaaatttcaACGTACCAGACAGGCTGtggtttgtttttctcattttcaaATTGTCCAGGTGAAGTTTTTTGGTTAAGTGTTGCTCCAAACTTTTCCAGCCTCTTCCAGCGTAATTGATGTCTTTTTGACATAACTCACATCTGGCAATTCCTCTTGAGTTAATTTTCCTAATAAACTGGCCTACTGGGTTGCCATAAACCGAACGTTCAACCCAATCCCATTTCCAACAGTTTTTGACACCTTTGTCAACTTCCAAATTGTATGAGTCCCTCTGAAGTACAACACGGGAAACCATCTTTCATCTTGACTTTGAAATCTCGACCAATCACGTTCGTCCTTTTATTAAAACATAGCTATGGCCAATCAAAAATGAGCTTATGTCCGCTTTTGgaagtttttttatataatttttatcggATTCGGAGAAGAGCGGAAAAATATCCGGTTTTGCCGTGATAAATAGAAAAACGGAATTCAAAGCAAGAAATCGGAAAGAAGTCGAGCGGAAAGCGGAATTCCGCTAAAAAACGGAAGAAAATCAGGTCTGAATAattgcatgcgtccgaagcgcttttttagatttaccttcattaggaaAGCTCAAAGGccaacatttgaaatccgaggatgtataagtaccgaaaccgttgaagagataaagatgaaaaatacctaaaataaatagccaaaaaaaatcatctaaagtcaactttgaaaccttagtcaactttgcctgagggagttgaaaccttagtttcataataatttcaaaatttataaacggacaattttagaaaagtttgttaaatcatgataATACTCGTCTTGATAATTATTATTATGGCGGTCTCTAAAAGCTATTTAAAAATGTGACGACGTCATACTTATTTTGGACTAACACAATATAAAACCTTATCCATGAAACATGGAAATTAGTTCGCATATACTGAGATACTGACAAATAAGACATGTgtaaaatgtagagaaaatacAGAATTATATCCTCAAACGATAAGACATCAGATGTAATATTCAACCAAACCCACACAAAACATAACTAAATGcatgaatgttggatgtattAATACCTAGACACGTCGTAAAGAAATGCAAATTAACCCTCTACAAAACAGGAACAAGTCACGTTCGGCTTCAAGCAGTCAGACGACATAGATTTGAAACCACAATCTTAATACGTGGTAAAATTGTCGTTAGTTAGTTTAGAggcgacgggtgtcacatgtggagcaggatctgcttacccttccggagcacctgagataacccccagTTTGGGTGGGGTTTTGTGTTACTTAGTTtttagttatctatgttgtgtcttgtgtactataatttgactgtttgtctttttattttttagccattacgttgtcagtttattttcgatctatgaggttgactgtccctctggtatctttcgtcactctttcaAACGAATCCGGCATATttcatgtaaaattgaaaattgtctaaaagaaataatccacaatggttttcaacataaaaatggtagcatacgctgtaaatgtatacaattataatcctagtacctttgataactatttactttgGGATACCAAACGGCacattttgttaatagtgaacagTAGGTAAAACATGCATGCTTCACAGAGAAACAACTGATAAGTATGCTAGAGTTTCTTATTTACAACGtgtttgttgaatttggaggtagactttttaacaaattgtcaacaTTCCTATGGGCACGCCTCTACTTCCCGAACTCTTATTTTCATTtgagtcggagttccttcagacacttgtcaaaaataAGAATTCCGAAGAAGCcatatcatttaatttcacattcagatatattgatgatgttctttccattaacaattcaaacttttcggactgggttccattaatatatcctccAGAATTAGAAATGTAAAGAAACAAAAGCATTGCTTCTTCCTCCTCATTTTAAAATCATACCTAGAATTTTACATAAGCAGTCAATTCAATACCATAATCTATGACAAAGGAgacgatttaaattttgaaattattaatttccCTTACCTAAGTAGTAATTTACCAAATTCACCTACATTTGGGATATATTAAGGCAACAggagtatactgctgttcgaaattcataaatcaattgagagaaaaacaaaatcggggttacAAAATGtaactgagagaaacacatcaaatataagaaaactacgacacaacagaaacacaacactaaaatgtaacacacacagaaaaaagtaaaatcacaaaaatactgaacttagaggaaaatctaatcggaaagtccataatcacattgcaaaaaaaaataaaaaaacgaactataatataacaattgccatttttctgacttatgGGGTCATTTGTTGTATGATATGTTTTCTCTATAATCCGGACTTCCATGAAACAATAGAATGATCAGGCTGATTGGAATGTTTATGCTATAAATAAAGAATCATTTACATGAAACCtattataattcatttttaaattgaatCTTTGACGAGTTTCCCCGATGTAGATCAATCCGCAAAAAGTACTGTTGTATCTTTACCCTAAGCCCCGGGTTCTCCCTATTAGGAGTAGACAACTGATACCATTCTCCCTGCCAGGAGTAGACGATGGACACCAATGGGCCTCTGGTTGGATACAGCGGATGTCAGAGCCTGCGCACGCCTGCAGCGCCCTCTTCAGCCAATGGTCAACTACAAGCTAGACGCATACGAAGATACAGTTTACAACGCCCGAGTAATAGGTAATTACACAGTACTTAAGCCTAAGTCCTTCTTATATGCATACAGTCCAGGTCGGGTCCTTTCAAGGGAAATAGTCTTTCCCCAAGACGAACACCACATTATTGGTAGTGCGGGTGGTTCGAACACACATGGTGTGACCTAGTTAGCCATTTTGGTCAGGGGATTCTGACCAGGTGCAATCAAGCGTGATTGGCAGAATTAATTTGGCTATTCTGAGACTTTGCAATTGGGATTAGGCTTAAAAGAAGAGCTTTAGAAGCGATACCAAGCGTTGTATGATAAGTTTTTCACTGTCTGTGAAAGTTTTCAAACTTTGTTCAAGTCATTGATTTTTTCAGATTGAGTCTCGCGTGATTTCGTGTTACCAGGTAACAGCGATACTGGAGATCAATACCGGAAGTGATTTCCGTGATTTGTTTACATATGCAATACACATCTTTGCTATTTTGTAAACGGGATTTAAATCAATAAAgacttgtttattattttgttattgttttgtcatttatttatagTGAAAGTATCACTGACTATAGGTTAATATTCAGCACAATGAGTgggtttaaaatcaaaataaactccAGTCCGGAGTCTGTTCTCCTACATGTACCTGGCATTGGTACGGCTACTGCTCGTAGAATTATAGTAATGAGAAATAATGGCATAACAATTACACCAGAAATATTGGCCCAAATAccatatatgaaaaataaaatgtccCTTGTGTCCGATATGATTGATTTTTCTCCTTGTGAATTCAATGACATGGACAATGTTGATGTCAGGTATCAAGGTCAGCCACATGAGTCACAAGACTATGAGACAGATACACATGTAAAATCACACGAGGGAGGGGCAGCAAATTTTGTGTCCACAC encodes:
- the LOC139490962 gene encoding uncharacterized protein, whose translation is MIMGLYSSVLPLLKQFVLTFEMKEPMIHELHEQLVKLFREFLACYVKPEILKSATTSAKLKRLDISTTANFLKADKMFIGIKSSQVIQKNQKDVTVKTFLHNVQDAYKNCGLTLQNKLPITNVFLKAVSAIHPDAKGHTCTLIYLQKLPSLATNVLEEDEIENYDLEIRKFQTDESIVELEDDERIDVWWGKDGIVKKYPLLSKMAQSLLSCFHGPQVESSFNIMNDIIDCKSGSINISTYNAIQNIKYSLKATEKTAVEYYKKKDVLHEKIDPHLCKNMKTACKQYKEELLKKKLINEEKKANLQIKSQEKTVSKRKAKELIEKAAKRARLGHITSASQKTKGH